tttatATATGGCTTGAGGTAAGATCTGAGGTTCATTTTTTCCCAATGTTTCTTGAACTCCGGATTTAATGCAGACATTTGATACTGattaaacacaatttaaaaataagaagtattcTGTACTCAACTTATTTAAGCATCTCAAATTTGGATAATAAATACTTAGctgctctctttttaaatttttactttaaaatagttatagATTCACTAGGGGATAAAGAAATGCACAACAAAGTCCCATGCACCCTTCCCCCTAATGGTGGCATCTTACAAAATATCATAACCAAGAAGTTAACATTGGCAAAATCCAAAGcttattcaaatttcaccaatAATGCATACACCCATAGATAGGTGTGTACATGCAATTCTATCAAATGTATAGCTTTTCAAAAACATCACCATTTGATGTTTTCAAAAACATCACCAGACTTGGTGATGTATAGTCTCTTGCTATACACCAGCAAGAGACTGCTCTGTGCGGCCCTTTCTCAGCCACACGCATCCCTCCCCGTACTCATCCCTAACCCCTCGCCAACACTAACCTCTTCTCTATCTCTGTAAGGGTGCTATTTCATCACCGTTATACAAAAATGGAATCAGGCAAGCACATATCTTTCCAAGGTGGGCATATTTCCACTCAGCGTATTTTCCTTGCGGTTCATTCAAGTTATTATGTGAATCAATCGTTGAATCTTATTGTAGAGGAAAAGGTAAGGACGTACGTGGTAAAGAACCACCGGTTCGTTTAACCATTCATCTACCGAACCACATTTGTGTAGTTtgcagtttggggctattacgaATAAAGCCACTTATGAACATCCACGTACAACCAACCTATGCATACCTTTAACTGCCTTACTTCCTGACATACACACTGCAAAGTTACAGAGAATGGAATCTGTTTTTAAAGGATGTAAATGTTCAGTTAAAACCATACATGAACACAGTCAACAAGCTTCTAAAGGAGATTGCCCAGATCCTGGCCAAAGTGTcagatgttagtgaggatgtggaagagAGTTTACGTTTGCATGTGAGGGGttaaagaggagagaggggaggagggcagggtcacccctccccaccacaccccgCATCCTGTGCCAAAGGGCAAACATTTAGTGTTGTCGTTTTCTACtaaatgattcttttcttttatatttgttatagcaCAGAGACTAAAACCTAACCTATATTCAAAGTCTGCGAATGTTCGATTATAATCCTGTACTGCTCTAAGGGAAGTTGATTTTGTTCTCTAAGATTTTTTTACTTCAAATATGATCAATTTCACTGATGACCACAATCCACTACAAATGCATGCATACCTTTCAGATTCGAAATTATTATTTTAGGCCAACCATGGAACACACCTGCTACCATTTACagggaattagaaaaataaaataatataattcaattaaatatgGTGATTATAAATTTCTTTGATCACTGTTGAAAGGTTTTCATCTATGTTCTATGATATGCTTTGGACgatggtttaaagaaaaaaaaaaaaaaaggactgaccCTTCTGGATGCcatgagcagggaagagaagagTGCGGTAAGAAGGTGGCTTACCAACAACAGCTGAGGGCTCAGTCCGGCTGACTCCAGAGTGTGACACATGTCCTCGGTAGAGCTTTCTCCATGCAAACACttccaaaaaaagaaactgcctagtaaaacaaaagcaaaatgcatTAACCAATGGCTACTTACCATTTGGACTAACATTCTTCCTGAATTGCAATCTAGATCCCCAGAGAAGCAAACCagcacaagagaaaagaaattaaattaatggcTGATTTCAAGGCAGAAGGCAAATCGTTACATGTCTAACACTGTCCCTTTAGTCTATGCATTAGCCAATAAAACTTTTATGACATAGACCCTACATATCCAGAGTATCCTTTGTTCATTGAAAAATATACCTGAATTTCTtagcttaattttaaaacatactgaaCCTTTGAGATGCTATCAACTCCTGCCAGGCAGGCTCTCCTCCAGAAGAGGCAGAATTCACAGAGCAGTTCATCTTTCCACCCACCTAAAGCCACATACTCCTCTTCACTTATCTTCTTTACGTTGACCACATCTTTCTCACACTCTAAATATTCCAGGAATGTTTTCACAGGTAACACACCATCCTTATCATCAGAAAATCGGACTGTAGCAGTCctggttttttcctctttgtactTCTCTAGTAATGCCAGGAGCTTAAGCAGTTCTTTTTCATCGAGCCTCAGTAACACAGccaagtcctttaaaaaataggggggaaaaaaaaaagtttggataCACCGTATCTTCCTAGGACTCCGCCACAGGAGTCAACCCCGTCGTAtctgaagtgaaatgaaaaactGTACACAAATGATGACTTGTTAATTAACGTGGTAGCTATAATGTACTCTGCTTAAAATCTTACCACAATTTCATGAATTTGACGTTAAGTAATTTGAACTAATCTTGAAACTATTTATTACTGAGAGTACCATTTTTATACAATTTCTTGAGAATACCCTATactctttaaaatgtttgaatttaggggcgcctgggtggctcagtgggttaagctgctgccttcggctcaggtcatgatctcagggtccttggatcgagtcccgcattgggctctctgctcagcagggagcctgcttccctatctctctctctctgcctgcctctccatctacttgtgatttctctctgtcaaataaataaataaaaattaaaaataaaatgtttggggcgcctgggtggctcagtgggttaagccgctgccttcggctcaggtcatgatctcagggtcttgggatcgagtcccgcatcgggctctctgctcagccgggagactgcttcctcctctctctctctgcctgcctctctgcctacttgtgatctatctctgtcaaataaataaataaaaatctttaaaaaaaaataaaaaaataataaaaaaaaataaaataaaatgtttgaattttactACAGCTGTtatttagaatcagaaaaaaaaaacctgtaagagTATTAACTGCAACTCTTGTGATTCTAAGTAAACTAAAGGCCTATTTGAAACGGAGTATGTACTGAGCAGCATAaacacagtaaaattaaaaaatactggaaaCCAAGCTCACTGTATCTACATATATAACATCTCCTCTGTGTGGCTCTCAGGGATCCAGAGATGGAAAAGTAACAGATATATCTTGACAACCTTTCAAACTATTTTTACAGAGCTTACGTGCAAAAATCTCTCCTGatattactaatatttttctaaattagggatacacacacacacacacacacacacatacacacacacacacacacagatatatatttaaagaccACAAATTCACCATAGCAAGCAAAACTACCCCTCCACCCCTCTACATGATAAAACTACTCTTGTTTAAGAATACagctttcatttacttatttaatgctGTTTTCTACAAACAAGTAGTAAACTTGCAGAATGCCATGAACACACACCAACAGTTCAATGCTATACTGAATTTATATATGAGCTTGTATGAACTATGTTCCACAGCAACAAAAATGATTCCAGACTTGAATTTGTTTTATATGCACAAGATTAGCCATTCAGCCTAGAAATTGACTGTACCTTTTTTTTGAATGATCTAAATAATGTCACAGCAAAATATCAATTCTTACAAAGtgttttaaaggttaaaaaataataaagaacaatcagctaactgatattttaaattctgtaatttttcttttatctttccctATGGTACTGGGGCTATCAAGTGGAAATGAATTCCATAGGGGATTACTAATGACGCGTACTTAACTTTCTTTGGTGAGGTAGGAAAGTTTGGATCTTATGAAAAAGAATCTATGAAATATCTAGGCAATTCTGCAGAAATAATTTAGTCCACCTGAACCTTCTTATTGTTTGATATGATTTCATACTATtgctgaagcagaaagaaaaacacaaagatccTGAAAAATGGCTTTGTTACTTATAATGGCAATCGCAGAATGTTAGGAAGACTGTTAAAATGCTTTATGAAATGCACCTATAATCCCAAGGATAAAAAAGATGTTAGAATGTGTAAGTGGTTTCCAATACAGAgagaattttctgtttaaaaatttttattcacatatgtatatttaaaataaaagttgtctaAGGTAAACTTCTATTAAGTTTCAGATACACACCAGGTAATTTTTTTATAAGTATTATCAGTGACTTGACAAATCACTAAAATCATTTACATAATAATTTTCCTTTAGGTAAATGGAAGACATGCACCCCAAGGCAAGTAACTTGTCCACAGTCACATGGTAATCAGGGGAAAGAGAGGACCACCTTTCTCTCTATTCTCTATTATGGAAACTATTTCTCTGTATGAAAAGTAAGAATTTTGCATACATGCCTAGAAACGAGCAATACTGCCCTGTAAGGAAGATTACAAGGCactgccattttttaaatgttttacagaATGACAACATAGAACATTTCCTAGAATTAAACACTTTCACGTAagacagaactttttaaaagtatttaattatgTAGCAGACAAGAGAACAAGCTCTGAGTTTGTTCTCAATGGCACCGCAGAAAAACCAGTGTCTTCTGTttggcaaaatcttttttttttttcctttaaagttttgCTACTTCaggggacgcctgtgtggctcagttggttaagcagctgccttcagctcaggtcatgatcctagtgtcctgggatcgagtcccacatcgggcttcttgctcagcagggagcctgcttctccctctgcctgccattctgtctgcctgtgctcgctctctccccctctctctgataaataaataaaaaaaaaaaatcttaaaaaaaaaaaaaaaagttttgctacTTCAGTAAACTGAATATATTTCAATTGGCAAATCTTGTCCAGTTATGTTGTGAGAAGCAACCTTAGAAAGTGAGTTGAGAGAAACCAAATGCTTCTAGGATAGTAAGAATGGATTAACAATAAACTGCAATATCTTAGCATAAATACTGTAAGTTTAGTACTAAGGCACGGAGAGCCAGCAGGAGGTCTTTAACAAAAAAAACATCTTTACCCTTCATAAAAATTCTCAATTATCTACTTCTTTACTAgcagttaaaaaattaaaaataggggcgcctgggcagctcagtccttaaagcgtctgtctttggctcaagttacaatcctggggtcctgggatcgagccccacatcaggctccctactcagcggggagcctgcttctccctctcccactcccctgcttgtgttcccgctcttgctgtgtctctccctgtcaaataaataaaatcttaaaaaaaaaattaaaaattaaaaatagaatatttcgTATAATGAGGAATAGAATTACTTACATTATCCGAGAATGGGGTATCTGAATGAAAATCAACGGAATTTAACTGACTGACAGACTCATAAAGATGGAGTAATTTCAGTTTATTGGCACAAAACTGTAGCAATCCTTCGTCAACAGACTCAAGCTCTgaaaggtggaagaaaaaaatacattatagagATATATTTAATAGATTCATAAAAAGGTCTTTCTTTCATTAACATTCACAGTATTTTGTACTTCTCTGATGTGCTAGTCTATTAAATACTGAGATACTTAAGCTATCACAGATTACTAGGACAAAGATAATTTTTCCATCATGGAAAAATGTCCCAATTTTTAAGTGTAATAAGGCACACTAGTAgttggagggtggggagaaaaaaagaaaaaagaactatctTAGTctaatattcaaatttttaaaaaatgatctgaaAACAGCTTTGAAAATATTCTCCCTCACCCCTTAACTCATACGCTGCCTATTCCACTCACAGACAGAGGACAGATGAACAGAAAGCTGCCTGGTTCTTGTTATCGTGGTGGACAAAGATACCACAATTCAAGCATGAACTCTGGACTGTAACAGTTTTATCCTCAAGGAAGGCTGGCAAAGAGACCAAAGTACAATTCTACTTAACATTCTCCATCAAtcgggctttaaaaaaaaaaaaagagagagagagagagagagagaaagaaatactctCTATATAATACATTCCCGCATGATAATTTTAGTATCTCCCATCTAATGTAAAAcaactattcttttatttttatttattttttttatttatacatatttaattaagatgaaataggcataaaccataaagaaaaaaaatcaggataaagTGTCACTTCCATTTTGTAGGGAGGGGTCAGGAAATGGAACAGATTACCTGGGAAACATCCTAAGACCACCCCAAAGTAGTGAGGTCACAGaatattaaagacaaaattaagtATTATTCCACTTAATCTACAAATGAATAAAGGGAGTCAAAACTTTATCCTATTTGGTAtaagaatttttacatttaatatatagtGAATCATTTCTCAGAAAGTAATACCGGtaagttttagaagaaagaaatttccattACACAACTGACTAGAAAATCTCAAATGCAACTAAGCAGCTATGCTATAGCTCAGTATGTACCATTACATTGTTCTGGGCTAGTGTACATTTCAGTTTAACACAGAACTGCATTTTGGGTTTTAGAAAGGCAGCAATAGttatattttggcttttattctagATGCTTAACACAGTTAAGGCGACAGTTGAAGCGTATTAAGTAAAGGTAGTTCTAATTAAATGATGATCAACACAATCTCTAGCAACCTACATACACTGTATAATGCTTACATGGAATGAAACCAGTGTACTTAATTGGTATtttacacgcacacacactcacacagaactaaaaaaacatcaaaagcagtCATTCTACATGTACTATGGTTacacattaaaaatgcaattatacCATAGAACTAAAGTAATATGAACAGCACTACTTGATATGTAAGATAAAGGTGACTGGTTCTAACACAGAGCTAAGCCTGTATCAGTCATTCTAATCATAATGGCTTGTAAAAGCATTGGGTTTCCAGTAGAGAAACTACTCTATGAAAATCAGTTAAAATCTGTCCAAAGTTTCACATCAGTAAAACCAGGATAAGGCTACAATGATCTTGAAGTGTGAACAAGATATCCAATCAGAACAGTAAGATTCCCAGCCATAATGTAAGATAGAAAGGTCTTCATGCAGCATATGCTCTCTGGCTCCTAGAAAGCTTCATGTGCATAATATAAAGTTAAGTTGCCCAAGAAGTAAACTGGAGTTCAGTGAAGTTTCCATTGTGCCATGACTTTTAAACCTCAGGAATGGTATGATCCATCAGGCTTTTCATAATGCTTGGTGCCATCCGTTTAATAATATgttcaaagagaaaagcaggcatGATTGTAATAGTAACTACAGTCTCAGATGTTGACAGTATGTCTGCAATTTGAGAATCCTTCAGCCCAATGACATTCTGCCCATTGACTTCACAGATGTTATGTTCTGTGAGAAGACCATTTCTGGCTGCAGAACTATCTTTCACTATGGatgttatctttccatttttaaagataaagccaACATGTCCAGTACTATCCTTATGCATGGTAACTGTCCGTTCAAAGGGCCTGTCACGAACAGTCATAGTAATCTTCTCTCCAAAGCCTGTTTGAGTACCTTGTGTGCTTTATCAGAGCTCCAGCCTGCACAGTTTTCCCCATTGATCTGGAGTACTTGGTCCCCAAATCTCAGACCAACCAATGAGGCTGGAGAATTTGCCTGGACCAGCTGAACAAATATGCCATTATCTATTGATTTAAGCCTGAGCCCAATTTTTCCATCTTGGTCCTTACACAAAATGACTTCACGAATCCCTTGCTTAATTTCTGCTCTACGAATTCCAACATCATTACCAGTTACAGGAGCCACCATATAGTTCATACTAGAAGGTCTTGCCACCAACTGCCCCTGAACTGGTGCTCCAGGGACCACGGCCATATTTGCACggatttcttcttcatttaaacTCAGGCCCATGTACTGGGAGAGCTCCGGATACAATTTAGGATAGAGATTTCCATCTTGAGAGACGGGAGCAGAAGCTTCAGACAAAATTGCTGGGTTGCCAGGGTTTGCAGAAAAGGCAGTCTGAGCCTGAATAACTTTGTCTACCTTCAGGTCTTCAAGAGATGGGTACAGAGACATTTTTGCAGGATTTTTCTAGGCCACAAGGACCCGCTCGCCGCCGTTGCCGCCCCGCCGCCTCCGGTAACTGGCACAGACTTCCGAGACCCGAAGGGAGAAGAGCAAACAACTATTCTTTTAAAAGGCAGGGTCTTTATTTACCTCCAAGAATTGGTATAGCTACAATAAAACTTAGCATATTCAGTAGGTAAAATCTTTAGGAATCTCAATTTTGGGTAGAACTTGAAACTGGTgatgattttataaaattccaATAGTTATATTTGACTTAATCTCAGCCCAGTGCAAGataaattctgattcagtaaacTTCGAGATTTTGGTAAAGTCCTGAGGGATGGGGAACTTTATAAGCACACTACCGTTTTTAAAAGAGGGATTTCTAACAAGTTGTATATACTAAAGAAATTCACAATTTTCTAAAAGTCAGCTTCAAATAcatgttggaaaaaaaatctcaacgtTAGGATGCCTAAAGTCTTAAAAGGGGATACTATATCTATTTATTAAACTACTTTTAAGTTggcttaaatataaatataaagctgGCTTTATATAATTAACATGACAAGCAAAAAGTCACAGCTAGATGAAGTGTACACATTACAcactacaattttttaaataatattttaattttttaataaacatataatgtatttttatccccggggtacagttctgtgaatcaccaggtttacacatttcacagcactccccatagcacataccctccccaatgtccatcaccccacccccctctcctgactcccctccccccagcaaccctcagcctgtTTTGGGAGATTGAGTCtcctgtggtttgtctccctccccatcccatcttctttcattttttcttctcctaccccccaaacccccacattgcatctccacttcctcatatcagggagattataattgtctttctctgatcgacttattttgctaagcatgataccctctgttccatccacgtcgtcacaaatggcaagatttcatttcttttgatggctgcatagtattccattgtgtatatataccacatcttctttatccattcatctgttgatggacatctaggttctttccatagtttggctattgtggacatttttgctataaacatatgggtgcacgtgccccttgggagcatcacatctgtatctttagggtatatacccagtataCACACTACTATTTAATACATGTTAGGTATTCAGAATAAATCGAATTTTGCTGGGTCAGCCAGATAGAGCATGGAGTTAAAATCCCAGAGTTAGAGATGTAATTCTTTTTCAGACAAATTTTGAACAGTAAAAAACAATCAGCTATGGGTATAAATTTACTCATCATCCAATTTTGGAAGTCC
The window above is part of the Mustela nigripes isolate SB6536 chromosome 10, MUSNIG.SB6536, whole genome shotgun sequence genome. Proteins encoded here:
- the LOC132025715 gene encoding LOW QUALITY PROTEIN: syntenin-1-like (The sequence of the model RefSeq protein was modified relative to this genomic sequence to represent the inferred CDS: inserted 1 base in 1 codon); this encodes MSLYPSLEDLKVDKVIQAQTAFSANPGNPAILSEASAPVSQDGNLYPKLYPELSQYMGLSLNEEEIRANMAVVPGAPVQGQLVARPSSMNYMVAPVTGNDVGIRRAEIKQGIREVILCKDQDGKIGLRLKSIDNGIFVQLVQANSPASLVGLRFGDQVLQINGENCAGWSSDKAHKVLKQAXGEKITMTVRDRPFERTVTMHKDSTGHVGFIFKNGKITSIVKDSSAARNGLLTEHNICEVNGQNVIGLKDSQIADILSTSETVVTITIMPAFLFEHIIKRMAPSIMKSLMDHTIPEV